AAGGACCATCAACTAAAGACGGGGTTTGGAGCTTCTGTTCTGGTGGTGACCAAAAAGCCAGAGGGCATCAAGGGTATGTAGGGGAAGATGGTTACCATCGATTAAATATTTTAGAGGTCCAACGCCTCATTCGTTTTATGCCAAAAGCTGTTATTGCAGTGGTTCCTGGTTGGGCAGTTGGTGGTGGTCACAGTTTACATGTTGTATGCGATTTAACCTTGGCAAGTAAAGAACATGCCATTTTTAAACAAACCGATGCCGATGTTACTAGTTTTGACGGCGGTTACGGGTCGGCTTATTTAGCAAAAATGGTGGGACAAAAAAGAGCCCGTGAGATTTTTTTCTTAGGAAGAAATTACTCCGCTCAAGAAGCTTTTGAAATGGGGATGGTAAATGCCGTTATTCCTCATGATGAATTGGAAGCAACTGCTTATGAGTGGGCGCAGGAAATATTGGCAAAATCGCCAACTTCAATTAAAATGTTGAAATTCGCTATGAATTTAACCGATGATGGTATGGTAGGACAGCAAGTGTTTGCAGGTGAAGCCACCCGTTTGGCTTATATGACCGATGAGGCTGTAGAAGGCAGAAACGCTTTTCTTGAAAAACGTAAGCCTAATTTTGTAAAAAAATGGATTCCATAATATGAAAAATATCTCTATTTGGATTTCAACCATACGTTTACGAACGCTACCCTTATCAATTTCTGGTATTATTTTAGCATCTTGTTTTGCTGTATATAATGGTTGCTTTAATTGGTTAATAGCTACTTTGGCTATTTTAACAACCCTAAGTTTTCAAATTCTTTCGAACCTAGCTAATGATTATGGCGATGGTATAAAAGGGACCGATAATAATGACCGTATTGGTCCAGATCGCGCTATTCAAACAGGTAAAATTTCTCCCGACGAAATGTTTAATGCCATAAAAATAAACGTGTTGATTTCTATTGCTTTAGCATTTTTTCTAATTTTTACCGCATTTGGTGTAAAGCATTTTTTCTTAACGGTTGTTTTCTTTTTACTTGCTATAGCCTCTGTTGCGGCAGCCATAAGATACACCGTTGGTAATAATGCCTATGGATATAAAGGGCTAGGAGATATTTATGTTTTTGTGTTTTTTGGTTTAGTAAGTGTTATAGGGTGTTACATATTATATGCAAAAACTATAGATCATGTGGTGTTTTTACCAGCAATTACTATTGGTTTATTAAGTGCAGCGGTTTTAAACCTTAATAATATGCGTGATGTTGAATCGGATAAAAAATCAAATAAAATAACGTTGGTTGTTAAAATGGGTATTCATAATGCTAAAATATACCATACAGTAATTATTGGTTTAGCGATTGTTCTATCGGGATTATTTGGTATATTATATTTCACTTCATTCTATGATTTAATGTTTGTGGTGGCGTACATTCCTTTAATTATCCACATTAAAAAAGTATTAAAAAATACAGATCCGAAATTGTTGGATCCCGAATTAAAAAAAGTGGCTTTAACAACGGTGCTTTTAGCCGTACTGATGGGAATAGGGCATTTGTTATAAAATTTTTGTATTTTACTTTACGAACTCATCTTGACTTTTTGTTTTTAACCGAAAATGAGATAAAATTTGTACAGATGAGGCGCTTTTTGCAAGACATAGCATCGCTACGCATAAAAAAGTAACGAAATATGGATAAATTTTAGCCATTTTTTAGGAAATAGAAAAAGTCAAGATGAGTTCTAAAAATTAATTGTAAACCAAATGAAAATCACATTTTACGGTCACGCTAGTTTAGGCATACAAGTTAATGATGTAAATATTCTTGTAGACCCGTTTATTTCGGCAAACCCCAAAGCATCGCATATAAATATTGATGCACTTAAAGCAGATTATATTTTATTAACCCATGCGCACCAAGATCATATTGTAGATGTGGAAGCTATTGCAAAACGCACCAATGCCATAATTGTATCTAATTTTGAAATTGTTTCGCATTTTGAAGCTTTAGGTTTAGAAGGACATCCAATGAACCATGGAGGAAGTTGGGATTTTGAATTTGGAACCGTAAAATACGTCAATGCCATTCACACGTCATCGTTTCCTGATGGCAAATATGGCGGTCAACCCGGTGGTTTTGTAATTGAAGGTGAACATAAAAACATTTACATAGCAGGAGATACGGCTTTAACCTTCGATATGAAATTAATTCCCATGAGAACGGATCTAGATTTAGCCATTTTTCCTATTGGCGATAATTTTACCATGGGAGTTGATGATGCCATTATTGCAAGCGATTTTGTAAAATGTGATAAAGTTTTAGGTTATCATTTTGATACCTTTGGTTATATTGAAATAGACCACGAGGAAGCTAAACGTAAATTTTTTGATAAAGGCAAAGATTTGATGCTTTTGGAAATTGGAGAAAGCATAGAATTATAGATGATACTTGCATCATACAAAAAATACATTTTAAACTTTAAACAAGCCAGTGGCACTTCCCGAGGCATTCTAAAAACCAAGGAAACCTGGTTTATTCTTTTAAATTCAGGTGAAAAACAAGGCATAGGTGAATGTGGTATTTTTAGAGGCTTGTCGGTTGATGATAGAGCAGATTATGAAGAGAAACTACAATGGGTTTGTAAAAATATCCATTTAGGATTAGAAACTTTATTGGTTGAATTAATCGAGTTTCCAAGCATTCAATTTGGTCTGGAAATGGCTTTTAAATCTTTAGAAGGCAAAAATATATTTGAATTATTTCCTTCAAAATTCACACAAAGTGAAGATTCAATTGTTATAAATGGATTGATTTGGATGGGTTCTGAAACCTTTATGAAACAACAAATTCAAGATAAAATCGATGGTGGTTTCCATTGCATAAAAATGAAAATTGGCGCAATCGATTTTCAAACGGAAATCAATCTTTTAAAATCAATCAGAAAAGAATTCACTCCAAAAGACATGGAACTTCGTGTAGATGCCAATGGTGCTTTTACGCCTTCAGAAGCTTTAGAAAAACTAAAAAGACTATCAGATTTAGACATCCACTCCATAGAGCAGCCCATAAAACAAGGGCAAGTTGAAGCGATGGCAATACTTTGTGCACAAACACCGTTACCCATTGCTTTAGACGAAGAATTAATAGGCGTGTTTACTGTAACAGAAAAGGAAAAGTTGCTACAAACCATCAAACCGCAATACATTATTTTAAAGCCAAGTTTAGTTGGTGGTTTTAAAGGGTGTGATGCATGGATTGATATTGCAGAACAAAACCAAATAGGGTGGTGGATTACCAGTGCATTAGAAAGTAATGTGGGGTTGAATGCCATAGCGCAATACACCTATACAAAACAAAGTAAACTACCACAAGGTTTGGGTACGGGTGGTTTATTTACCAACAATTTTGATTGCCCATTACAAGTAAAAAACGGTACTTTGCGGTACAATAATAAAACAGATTGGAACTTTAATTTATAGATATGTATATAGCTCAGGCATTTAATGTATTACACGATTGGTGGCGGTATTTAGTAGGACTTGTGATTATTGTTATTGCTGTAGTAATAGGTCAAATTCCTTTTACCGTAGCAGTCATGTTAAAAGCTGTTAAGAATGGGGATAATTTATTTGGAATGGATGGAACGAAAATGATGACGCTTTTGGAACCAAATCTAAATCTGTTTTTAATGTTATTGTCATTTGCCGTTGGTTTATTGGGATTATTATTAGTCGTTAAATACTTGCATAATCAATCGTTTACCAGTTTAACCACATCAAGAAAAAAGATAGATTGGAAACGTTTTTGGTTCATATTTTTTGTTTGGGGTATTGTTTCAAGTGGCTTAGTGATAGCCGATTATTTTATGTCTCCAGGGGATTATGTGATAAACTTTAAACTCATACCATTTTTAATACTATGTGTTATCGCCATTGTTTTTGTTCCACTCCAAACAAGTTTTGAAGAGTATTTATTTAGAGGGTATTTGATGCAGGGTATAGGAGTGATAGTAAAGAATAAATGGATGCCTTTACTTATTACTTCTTTGGTTTTCGGGTTATTACATATAGCCAACCCAGAAGTAGATAGATTAGGGTCTGTAATCATGGTTTATTATATAGGAACTGGTTTGTTTTTAGGAATTATGACTTTAATGGATGAAGGCATGGAATTAGCTTTAGGCTTTCATGCAGCCAATAATTTATTTACAGCTCTTTTAGTAACTGCCGATTGGACTGCTTTTCAAACGCATTCTGTTTTAAAAGATATGTCTGATCCAACAGAAATGGGTTTTATTGAAATTTTTATGCCCGTTTTTATAGTATTCCCCATATTACTTTTTATTTTGGCTAAAATATACAAATGGACCCATTGGAAAGAAAAACTCTTTGGAAAAGTAATTGAACCATTAAAAACAGAAACTTTAGTTTTAGAAGATGGCCATTCAAGTGATAACTAATTTTAAATTCATTCACGAAAAATTCAAATTAAATGGGGTTTATTATTCCAATGAAGCCCTTTTGCATGTTGCCTCTAATTTTATAAAAGAAGGTGAGCCATACGAAAAAGAAGTTGGCAAGTTTTTACAACATTGGTTAGATGAAAATGAGTTTGTTGTAGTCAAGACCTCTGGCTCAACAGGCACACCAAAATCCATAAAAATAAAGAAACAAGCGATGGTTAATTCAGCCTTAGCAACAGGCGAATTCTTTGATTTAAAACCAAGTGACAAAGCATTACATTGTTTACCCACACGATTTATTGCAGGAAAAATGATGTTGGTTAGAGCGATGGTTCTAGGTTTGGAAATAGACTTGGAAGCACCAACAGCCCATCCAGATTTTAATATTTATAGAGCATATAACTTTTGTGCCATGGTCCCACTGCAACTTGATAACATCCTACAGGATTTTAATCTTATTAAAACCATTATTGTGGGAGGGGCTCCAGTTTCAACGGCATTAATAGAAAAACTTCAAGGCATCGATTCCCATGTTTATGAAAGCTATGGTATGACAGAAAC
This genomic window from Mariniflexile sp. TRM1-10 contains:
- a CDS encoding 1,4-dihydroxy-2-naphthoyl-CoA synthase, translating into MEQVNWKTVKEYEDITYKKCHGVARIAFNRPNVRNAFRPKTTSELYDAFYDANEDVNIGVVLLSAEGPSTKDGVWSFCSGGDQKARGHQGYVGEDGYHRLNILEVQRLIRFMPKAVIAVVPGWAVGGGHSLHVVCDLTLASKEHAIFKQTDADVTSFDGGYGSAYLAKMVGQKRAREIFFLGRNYSAQEAFEMGMVNAVIPHDELEATAYEWAQEILAKSPTSIKMLKFAMNLTDDGMVGQQVFAGEATRLAYMTDEAVEGRNAFLEKRKPNFVKKWIP
- the menA gene encoding 1,4-dihydroxy-2-naphthoate octaprenyltransferase, yielding MKNISIWISTIRLRTLPLSISGIILASCFAVYNGCFNWLIATLAILTTLSFQILSNLANDYGDGIKGTDNNDRIGPDRAIQTGKISPDEMFNAIKINVLISIALAFFLIFTAFGVKHFFLTVVFFLLAIASVAAAIRYTVGNNAYGYKGLGDIYVFVFFGLVSVIGCYILYAKTIDHVVFLPAITIGLLSAAVLNLNNMRDVESDKKSNKITLVVKMGIHNAKIYHTVIIGLAIVLSGLFGILYFTSFYDLMFVVAYIPLIIHIKKVLKNTDPKLLDPELKKVALTTVLLAVLMGIGHLL
- a CDS encoding metal-dependent hydrolase, yielding MKITFYGHASLGIQVNDVNILVDPFISANPKASHINIDALKADYILLTHAHQDHIVDVEAIAKRTNAIIVSNFEIVSHFEALGLEGHPMNHGGSWDFEFGTVKYVNAIHTSSFPDGKYGGQPGGFVIEGEHKNIYIAGDTALTFDMKLIPMRTDLDLAIFPIGDNFTMGVDDAIIASDFVKCDKVLGYHFDTFGYIEIDHEEAKRKFFDKGKDLMLLEIGESIEL
- a CDS encoding o-succinylbenzoate synthase; the encoded protein is MILASYKKYILNFKQASGTSRGILKTKETWFILLNSGEKQGIGECGIFRGLSVDDRADYEEKLQWVCKNIHLGLETLLVELIEFPSIQFGLEMAFKSLEGKNIFELFPSKFTQSEDSIVINGLIWMGSETFMKQQIQDKIDGGFHCIKMKIGAIDFQTEINLLKSIRKEFTPKDMELRVDANGAFTPSEALEKLKRLSDLDIHSIEQPIKQGQVEAMAILCAQTPLPIALDEELIGVFTVTEKEKLLQTIKPQYIILKPSLVGGFKGCDAWIDIAEQNQIGWWITSALESNVGLNAIAQYTYTKQSKLPQGLGTGGLFTNNFDCPLQVKNGTLRYNNKTDWNFNL
- a CDS encoding CPBP family intramembrane glutamic endopeptidase — translated: MYIAQAFNVLHDWWRYLVGLVIIVIAVVIGQIPFTVAVMLKAVKNGDNLFGMDGTKMMTLLEPNLNLFLMLLSFAVGLLGLLLVVKYLHNQSFTSLTTSRKKIDWKRFWFIFFVWGIVSSGLVIADYFMSPGDYVINFKLIPFLILCVIAIVFVPLQTSFEEYLFRGYLMQGIGVIVKNKWMPLLITSLVFGLLHIANPEVDRLGSVIMVYYIGTGLFLGIMTLMDEGMELALGFHAANNLFTALLVTADWTAFQTHSVLKDMSDPTEMGFIEIFMPVFIVFPILLFILAKIYKWTHWKEKLFGKVIEPLKTETLVLEDGHSSDN
- a CDS encoding AMP-binding protein, which gives rise to MAIQVITNFKFIHEKFKLNGVYYSNEALLHVASNFIKEGEPYEKEVGKFLQHWLDENEFVVVKTSGSTGTPKSIKIKKQAMVNSALATGEFFDLKPSDKALHCLPTRFIAGKMMLVRAMVLGLEIDLEAPTAHPDFNIYRAYNFCAMVPLQLDNILQDFNLIKTIIVGGAPVSTALIEKLQGIDSHVYESYGMTETVTHIALKKLNNLPPSLRGKAKRSAESFKTLPNIRISKDERDCLVIDAPKLSEEKIITNDLVEIYSETEFKWLGRIDNVINSGGLKFFPEQIEAKLQDKIQARFFIASKPHETLGEQLILLVEGGIESIDPSAFSSLKRNERPKNIFTLKQFVETASGKVQRKKTVELISHNWS